From Camelina sativa cultivar DH55 chromosome 7, Cs, whole genome shotgun sequence, one genomic window encodes:
- the LOC104701130 gene encoding CBS domain-containing protein CBSX6, whose protein sequence is MASVFLYHVVGDLTVGKPEMVEFYETETVESAIRAIGESTECGIPVWRKRSTPALPGFVENSEMRQQRFVGILNSLDIVAFLAKSECLQEEKAMKIPVSEVVSPDNTLLKQVDPGTRLIDALEMMKQGVRRLLVPKSVVWRGMSKRFSILYNGKWLKNSENSSSSSGLASDSTNRPTTSMTSSRDKFCCLSREDVIRFLIGVLGALAPLPLTSISTLGIINLNYNFIEASLPAIEATRRPQCDPSAIAVLEQTENEQQFKIIGEISASKLWKCDYLAAAWALANLYAGQFVMGVEDNMSSRSFSDFLQTSFPGGEQNGTATKAKKFSSRSIGFNPTSPTRLSIGRSMYRGRSAPLTCKTSSSLAAVMAQMLSHRATHVWVTEADSDDVLVGVVGYGEILTAVTKQPSAFVPSNRSYEGFGNDTQS, encoded by the exons ATGGCGTCAGTGTTCTTGTATCACGTGGTTGGAGATCTAACCGTAGGCAAGCCAGAGATGGTTGAGTTCTACGAAACAGAGACGGTTGAATCTGCGATTCGAGCCATCGGTGAGTCGACGGAGTGTGGGATTCCGGtttggagaaagagatcgaCGCCGGCGCTTCCTGGGTTCGTTGAGAATAGTGAGATGAGGCAACAAAGATTCGTTGGGATTTTGAATTCTTTGGACATCGTTGCGTTTTTGGCTAAGAGTGAGTGTTTGCAAGAAGAGAAAGCTATGAAGATTCCTGTCTCTGAGGTTGTTTCTCCCGACAACACTCTCCTTAAACAGGTTGATCCTGGCAcaag GTTGATAGACGCTTTGGAGATGATGAAACAAGGAGTGAGACGACTTCTAGTTCCTAAAAGCGTTGTTTGGAGAGGTATGAGCAAGAGATTCTCCATTCTTTACAACGGAAAATGGCTGAAGAACAGTGAAAACTCTAGCAGTAGCAGTGGTCTCGCTTCTGACTCCACCAACAGGCCTACTACGTCCATGACTTCAAGCCGGGACAAGTTTTGCTGTCTCTCAAGGGAAGACGTGATCCGCTTCCTTATCGGTGTCCTTGGAGCGTTAGCTCCTTTGCCACTCACCTCAATCTCTACCCTGGGAATCATCAATCTAAACTATAACTTCATTGAAGCCTCTCTTCCAGCCATTGAAGCCACCAGAAGGCCACAGTGTGACCCTAGTGCGATCGCCGTGTTGGAACAAACAGAAAACGAACAACAGTTCAAGATAATAGGAGAAATATCAGCTTCGAAGCTATGGAAATGTGATTATCTGGCTGCAGCTTGGGCTCTAGCTAATCTCTATGCAGGACAGTTTGTGATGGGAGTTGAGGACAACATGTCATCAAGATCTTTCAGCGACTTCCTCCAAACTTCATTTCCGGGAGGAGAACAGAACGGAACAGCAACAAAGGCCAAGAAGTTCAGCAGCAGGAGCATCGGTTTTAATCCAACAAGCCCGACAAGGTTGAGCATCGGTAGGAGCATGTACAGGGGAAGAAGTGCGCCGTTAACTTGCAAAACATCGAGCTCTTTAGCTGCGGTTATGGCTCAAATGCTGTCTCACAGGGCAACACATGTTTGGGTTACCGAGGCTGATTCAGATGATGTTCTTGTTGGAGTTGTGGGATATGGAGAGATCTTGACTGCTGTAACTAAACAGCCTTCTGCTTTCGTTCCTTCGAATCGGTCTTATGAAGGTTTTGGGAATGATACTCAAAGCTAA